The nucleotide window ATGCAGTATAATTCATGTACACGAAGTttcaaaaactggaaaacttACCTGGGATTTCTAGAGACATTTCTACACTGACGGGTAAAAAGTACAAATATGATAGTTGAGAATTACATAGATGTAAATTTTAGGACTTTGACCACCAGCATTATATGGTGGTCAACCTTTGAGCAAATCACAAAATCTTTACTACATCCTTGAGACCTTACCTCTCTCACCTCATAAGGAGACAGGTGTCCCCTAGATCACTGTTCTCCCCGTGTCCCTGTTGTCACTGTGCTGTACCTTGGAACTGGCCATGTCTTCTCGTTGGAAGGATGTACCCCTGATACATTCATGGCTAACTCTTCTACTCACTCAGGTCTTTCCCAAAAGTCACTTAGGAAGAGGCTTTCTAAacaattttctctaaaatttaccCACAAATGACTGTTcttggtcgtgtgtgtgtgtgtgtgtgtgtgcacgcgcacgtgtgtgtgtaatGCCCTCAAGGATTTGGGGGCCACTATGATCATCTCTGTAGCACATGGAAGACTGcttgcctggcacatggcagataCTCAGGAAACACTTGTGAACAAATTAATTTCTGTGAGGGCACTGAGCAGAAAAcaatctttcctgctttttacagatgaggaaactgaagctgagaCAGTTTAAGTAATTGTTTTCAGGGTCATACAAATCAGAAAGAGCTAGAAGTGAGTTTAAAATCAGTAAAAGAGAATCATTTGATGTACCCATTCCGCAAGACACATTTTGGGCAAAACTGAACTCAGTGATGGGAAAGCTTGActctaataaatatttcaataggaATGGAAAGGAACATTCATGTGGTGCAGTGGACAGAAGAGATTACAAACACAAAGCACAAACAAAAGTAATGCGGTCTCGACCATGACACGTGTGCTTTATTGGAGAAGCAAACAAATAGAGATACCAAAAGGCTCACAGGGGAGGGATCACCACCCAGatcacagacagacagatggcaaAGTGCAATTAGGCCACGACCCCACTGCTCATCTTCCCACAATGTGGTATCAGCTTCGGGAACCCATCCTTTTCTCTGTCTGCTGTCAATCCAGGTGGCAAGTCAGAGAACATGCATTCTGTGCTCGTGGCTGAAGGGAAGGGGATGGAGTCTTGAGACATCCACAGGAGACCCTGTGTCTTGTTGTTTCATGGTCATAATGCATCCTGCTGCTGTTACTTGCTCTTGGGTGGGCACTTCTGTTGGCAGGGGGGGCACGGTTGCACAGGAGGGCACTTCTGCTggcagggtggaggtgggcacTTCACAggtgggcatggaggagggggaCATGGATCTGGACACTTTGGGGGTGGGCAAGGCTCAGGGCACACAGGAGGTGGCTGGCAGGGCTGCTTGCACTGCTGCTGTTGATAGGACATCGTTCCtggacagcaaggagcctgagaTGCAAACAGACAACAGCATTCCTAACACAGGCAGTCCTGTTGGCAGAACAATGAGCCATGGACCCTGCAGCCTGCAAGGACCCTCTGTTCCCTAACACTGTCTGTATGATTCTGTGTGGCTCCTTCACCCTTCCCTTTGAGCACCTCTTACCCTAGCTCTTTGGTCTTTTCTGGTTAATGTTTCTGTCTATCACTTTGTACAGACACGATTGCCTGTGTGCTGTGTGAATACAAACATCATGTGGAGACAAAGAACCCAGATACGAAACTTCTAGCCAATCCCCAAACAGACCTCTACCGATAGCTTTCTGAGCCCTGGTTGCTGGTCTCACTGATGTGACTGGGGTTCTGAGCCCTGGGCTTCGAGGAGGACTGCCCAGACTCCCACCCAGCACTCAAAGGGACCGAGAGCCCTGAGAGGGATGCACTTGGAACGTGCGTGGTATAGGCCACAGGACAACACCTCGTCTCTCTTGTTGTCAGTCAGTTTAGGATTGTACCTCTGACTCCATTTCTGTCATGACCTTCACGGTCACCTTCCAAATACCCCCCAGACCTCCTTATTGTCTCTTCCCCATGCACGGACTTTAATTGGCTAAAATAAACAGTCACTTGTTCTCCCAGATTAAATCCTCACACTATTCAAATGCCAAAAAAAGATCTCTAAGGCCTGTACTCACCAGAGGCTTCAAAGGAGATGTATGCCTCAGTGTCTCCAGAAGATAACACCAGTGTGGTGGAGAGTCCTTTTATAAGGGCCAGGCGGGCCCAGGCAGGTGACAGTCCAGGACTGGGATGACGCACTTATTTCCCAACCAAATTATCATCTGCATGCAACCTCAGAAATGACTTGCCACACTAATGTGGATATCACCAAACTTCCTTGTCCAGGATCTTCCTCACCCTCATTGGGGAAGGCTCAGTGATTCACTTTGGACCTTGTCTCACCCTCCCCATGCCAGTGTCATGTGGCAACTAGGGAACATGAGATATTCTTTGACAGCCGTGATGCACTTCCATAGTTAGAGGTGGTGCCTGCCCTACTCCCTGGCTCCCCGAGCACCTTAACTGTAAAACTTACTGCCCCATTCAGTTTCACCTGTCCAGCATCCAGCTTTGTTCCCTTTGATAGTAGAGTAGACAGTAGGGTGAGCTGACCCTTCCTTGTCCAGGACCTTAACCCTCGCTCACAGTTTTCCTTTACAACTAACCCTTTTGACCATGTCCTACTGGTCTCCAGGCTCTTCTCGACAACTAATTGGCTTGAAGAGACCACAGTCTTGTCTTGGTTCCTAGGTGCTGATAGCCCTAGGCTGGGCATGTTGTTACATGGCTCCATTAATGGCCTTGAACAGGACAGCACAACCCCTGTTTTCTAGACCACTGGCTCGGCCCCTCCCAAAGTCTCCACACTTGCAGATTTACACACTGATGTGATGTGCTCTCTGTGGTCCTcatcagtggggtggggggaggggtacttGTGGTCCACTAGACACCCAAACTCATATTCTCTCACTTCTTCAAAACTGACTCAGTGCCTGAGCTGCCCCCATTTCGCAGCTTTTTCCTTCATGCTCCCCAAACAGCATGTGTTGCTTCCTTCTGCAAAAGTTAACTTGCCTACTCTCTATTAGGCTCTCTGTTCTGAACTGGCATTTAGAGGGACTTCTAGACATAGTACATTCAAGAAAGGAAGCTCCATAAGCTATTTACCCTACCATTCAATTCATGGGTGTTGTTACCTAGATAAATAAAGCATGGCCAACACAAAACCCATGGATAACCTCTTAGTATTCATTTGTTGAACCACAGTAACACCTCGGCTAATATTACTCACTAGGCCTCGTGGGGAAAACATGAGTGCCTTGGTTGGCTATGCAGACGTCTGTAGGCACCACTACCATGTGACCTGAAATATTTCCTAACCTCCCTAAAGATCATTTAACATCTCTGTAGAGTAGAGGTAAGAACTACACTGGCCTCCTAatttctttgacctcagtcatagAGACAtctttctagaaatgtctcctcaggcaagggacacaagagaaaaattaaactattgagtctacaccaaaataaaaaccttttgcacagggaaggaaatcaTCACCAAACAAAAAGGccacctactaaatgggagaacatattttcaaaagatacatctgataaggggtcaatacccaaaatatatgaagatacatctgataaggggtcaatacccaaaatatatgaagaacttacactagacaacatcaaaacaaaacaaaacaaaacagataatctgatttaaaaatgagcagaggaatttatcctacattttccaaagaagacatgcagatggccaacaaacatatgaaaagatgctcagctcACTAATCCTTacggaaatgcagatcaaaaccataatgacatatcagctcacacctgtcGGAAGAGCTcaagtcaaaaacacaagaaataacaactgttggcaaggatgtggagaaaaaggaaccctcgtgtaTTTTTGGcgggaatgtaagttggtatagccactgtggaaaacagtatcgtggctcctcaaaaaattaacaatggaaTGACCATAAGATCCAGTAAATCCATCACTGgtcatttacccaaagaaaacaaaaacactaatttgagaagatatatgcacctctatgtttattgcagcgttatttacaatagccaagatctggaagcagcccaagtgtccactgttAGATGACTGGGCAAAAGAGATgcgataaataaatacaatggaaaatcattcaggcgataaaaacaaaataaaacaaaaagaacaaaacaaaaaatgaaaaacaaaaacaaaaagcaaaacagaaggaaaacaacaaaaccttgtcattcataacaacatggatggacctggagggtataatgctaagtgaaagtccgagaaagacaaatacatgtgatttttatgcatatgtggaatttaggaaacaaaacaaacaaagaaaacagagacaaaaaagaaagcagactctcaagtacagagaacaaactggtagtagTCAGAGGAGAGGTAGGTGGGAGCAGGCATGAAATAAGTGAGGGGGTTTAAGAGTTGTGATGAgcgctgagtaatgtatagaattgttgagtcaccacgttgtatgcctgaaactaatataacactgtttgttagttatacttcaataaaaaaggaactaCATCTGCCTCAAAAGTTTGCTGCAAAAACTCAGGGAAATACCTAATATGAGGCACATTATGTGATAGGTCTTCAAGAAACGGAGCTgtccatatatctgataagggtttaatttccaaaatatataaggaacaccTTCAAttccatagcaaaaaaaaatgataaccttaattttttatttatttttaaacgtttatttatttttgagagagagagagagcaggggaggggcagggagagagtgtgagacctagaatctgaagcaggctccagggtctgagctgtcagcacagagcccaacgtggtgctggagctcatgaaccacgagatcatgacctcagccgatgTCTAACaatgaaccgactgagccacccaggtgccccaataacctTAATTTTTAAGTGGAGAAACTATTTGAATAGCCATTTCATCAAAGACATAGACGACCAACTGCTACacgtaaagatgctcaacatcacttatcattagggaaatgcaaatcaaagccacatgcGATATCACTTCATGCCTGTTAGGATGACtgccataaggaaaaaaaaaaaaggacagtaacaaatgttggtgaggctgtgaggttgtagagaaaagggaacatttgtACACTATtcgtggaaatgcaaaatggtgaagcaactatgaaaaacagtacggaggttcctcaaaaacttgaaaaatagaactaccctatgatccagcagttccttGCCTGGCATTCacccaaaagaatttaaatcaggATCTGGAAGAAATATCAGCACTCTCGCATTCATTTCAGCATTACTCACCAcacctaaatgtctatcagcagatgaatggataaagaaatatggTATATaggtacaatggaatattattattcagctataaaggaaggaaacaaggaaacacTGCCATCTGAGACAACATGGATAAGCCTGGAAGATGTTATGTCAAGAGAAATAGGCCAGGTCCAGAAGGATAAATACTGCATGAATCCCCTGAGTGGGGTATCTAAAACAGTCAAACTCATGGAGGTAAAGAATAGAAtcatggttgccagggactgggtgAGGAAAACAGCGAGGTGCTTATCAACgggtataaaatttcagttatgcaagatgagtcAGTTCTAGAAGTCTGCTTACCACAGCATGCCTGTAGATCACAATATTGTACTGTGGACTTAAGAATCTGTTAGGTGGGTGACCTCATGTTAGGTGCTCTTACCACGATAgaatttgtttcaaaagaaaagagacgTGAGCCCTAAAAGGTAGAAACATAATAAGGTAAGGTAAGGCACTAATCACAATACCTAAGAGAGACTGGCATTGTGTGGATAAGGTCCCTCAGGCTAAGATCTTTCCTGCCCCCCCCTCTCTTCCAGCTGACATCACTGTTAACCAGAAGGCATAAGTGGGATATACCTTCCCTGTTTCTTACCTCTGAGAAGGGTCTCCTCTGCCTGAAGGGAGCCTTCTCACTTAGGGCTCTTTACCCAGAAGAATGCTGTGCATCATCTGCAGTATGTCCAACTCCATTGGTGGGAAAGGTACAGGGAGAATGTCGGGGGATCAACATGGGGGTTTGAGGAGGTAGGAACCTTCATGCGTTGCACCCTGTTCCTGAactaactctctctgtctctctctctgtctctctctctctgtctctctctctgcagcccagAGGAGCAGACCAGAGGATGGTTAGTTGGTCTCGCCTAGCACCCTGAGGTTTAGCATTAGAGTCACCTGGACGGCCATTGGAGGCTGACATCTTGCAGGGATGCCAGAAGGAACAGGGATGCTCTTGGGATGGCTGAGgcaattccagaacattccttgTCATGTTGAAATCCTAGAAGCTACAGGTGGTACCTGCTGGAGTAAGGGAATGACCTAAGGATCCTGTGATTCACAGCAGTTCTCCCGACCCAATTTTAGACCTGCTTCTCTTTGACTCATGAATTACTAACAGATTCCAAAGTTATTTTCACCAATAAATTACTTGGGTTATCATTTATGTTTGATAAACTGGAGGAGGATCAGACTTTCTTAAGATGAGAAGACTTGATGAGGTTTACTGTCTTCAGAGAGAGGGATGATTATTTCTTGATTTGCAGAGATGGTGAGTGAAAGAGAGATGACcctaattttaaataatggtacTCCACCCACTCTGTTCAAATAGGTTTTATAACTATTAATAATACATGcaagtattcaaaaataaataagaaatacaacATATAAGTAAAGAAATCTGTTGGCACACATTGTTAGCAAATTGGCATGGTAAACACACAATGATTAGGTTTCAATCCAGAGTCTTTGTCTGAATCAGGTGTGTAACGCTGAGCAATTTTCTTAACACTTCTACAGTTCTCAGTTTCCTCTGAAGAAAATGGCGATAATAGTACTTCTCTGACAGACTTTTTTATACCGTGCAAAGGATTATTTAACACAACTCTTAAAGGTTGGAAATGGCAAAGCTGAGAGACCTGGTCCCAAagttcctcatttgcaaaatttgattttgaaggaaaagacagaggtaTGTAATGGGTattagataaagaaagaaagcaaggaaggtaGAGAGGTGGAGGGTAAGGgataggaaagaagaggagaggggaaagagagagatggttGTATTTCCCAAGGGCCCCTTGGATTTGACTTAACATTTATAGCCGAGTTCTTTATGTAAGTAACTTCATTGTTGACACTGGGATGAGAACACATTTTGTCCTCCAAGTGTCAGCAAGGTGGTCCTCTTCCCACACATCGTGTGAACATCCAGCGTCCACCCTCTCTATAAACTTTCAGGCTCCCAGGAAATGGAGTTATCTTGACTTCCGCCCTGCccgcctccgccccccccccccccccgccccgctccgcccCGCCTCCGGTTTTGTGCGGTTTTCCCATCACATACGCCCAGTCATGCCAGCTTCACAGACTAAGTATCCCCTTCTGTGCTGACTACCATGGCCCTAGTTCAGGGCCTCCTCATCTCCGCTGGATCATTACCACTCCTTCCCGACATAGCTGTCTTCCCCATTCTTGTTTGATTCAAACCCATCTTCTGCATTGCAGTCAGAGAAATTTCTTAACAAGTCCAAGCTGACCCTGTCACCTGCCTGCCTACAATACTTCAGCATTGTATCCAGCAGGATAAGTCCCTGGTCCAACACACAGCCATCTCTTGCCCTCCAGACCCCTTCCTTGTTGTTCCATCCATTCCTTGATCCGTGTGCAGTTACAGTATCAGTCTTCTGGTAATTTTCTCACACACCATCTTCTTCTCCCCCGCAGGGCCTTTAGTCATCATTTTTACCTGGATACAATGGACACCATTCTCAACAAAGCCATCACTTCAGTGAAAAGCCTTTCTGGATCCCTTCCACTGGGACAGGTGTCGCACCTGAGAGTCTCCTGAAACTGGCTGAGCCTCACTGATGATATCCATCCTCCTTCAGTGGGCTTTCCACTCACCTGCTTCTCCCCCAAGCCTGCAGCTCTTCCTCCACAGGGACTGTAGCTTCCCCATTCTGCACGTGGGACACGTGGCCAAGACCTGAACAGATCAGATGCGGAAATagtatctgttgaataaataaatggtttagGTTCCTAAATTCCTTTATCTTACATGGGCTTCACAACAGTCTTGTGACTTCCCGGGAGGAAGACCATTTTACCACctctgagacagaaaaaaaaataataataataacacttaaCTGCAgtgcattctctctccttcctcattcccccaccccacccctcaccgcCTGCTGCTGACTATTCTTGTGTGCTACTGAGTTGCATAATGGATAAAGAGGAGGACataaagaattacagaaatccCAGATAGGTTAACACTAGGATGGACAGGACAACACTTGCAATGGAAAACAACTGAGCTGGAAATGGGGAAGGAtgggcaagagaaacaaaagcagcaaACACTGAGCAAACACTGCTCTTCGGAGCATAAAGgagcaagtgagggagaaatACAGGCAAGAtgtgagaagagaagaggggagaggatgggGCGGGAGAGGAGAGGACTGGAAGTTAAGGGCAGTGGCTATGCAAAGGTGACTACAAATTTAGGGAAATAGGTAAGGAAgatttaagccttttttttttttttgtcatgtttcCAGTTTGCcacttttgtttcaaatttaaattcaaattagctaacatatagcatagtattggtttcaggagtagaattgatTGGctcattcatcacttacatacaacacccagtgctcatcccaacaagtgccctccttaatgtccatcacccatctagcccatccctcctccacctcccctccagcaaccctcagtttgttctatgtaagggtctcttatggtttgcttccctctctgtttttctcttattttccttttccttcccttttcctgcgttcatctgttttgcttctaaattccacataagagtgaaagcatacatttgtcttcctctgactgatttattttgctcagcataatacactccaagtccatccacgttgctgcaaatgccaagatttcattctttttaatcgccaagaaatattcccttgtatatgcaccacatcttctttatccattcatcaggcgATGggcatttgtgctctttccataatttggctattgttgagagtgctgctgtaaacactgggtcCAGTTCGCCACTttggaaatacacatttaaattaactttaagcattttaatgaattttaacattgtttttctttctgagaacttgtattggtttttttcttttgaatgcaACCCTGAGCTAAATCCAGAACAAGATTGTTCAGCCCTGTTTGAGGTCTATTTTGTGAATTATTGCTCAGGTTCGAGCAATAAAACCTCAGGTGCCAGTGTCATCTGAATCTTGAACTGAATCATGACCCTGGACTCAGCAAGGGGCCCCTGCCTACTATTAGCTGGGCTGTTAAAGTATGGAGAAGAGGAGTGAGATTAATATCATGCTCACTGTGAATATTCTTAGGCATCAAATGGACAGAAGTTGTAAAGACTActcaaaaatcagaaatatattcTCAGGATCCTCCCAGTGTTAAGTGACATTTCTAAATGGACAATGCCTACAGTCTCCCCCATGAAATTAGAGAATAGGAAACTGCACTTTGCCCAGTGTCCACAGATATCAATAGTCCTAGGAAAGGAGTGTCTTCTGCTGCATGAAATGAGTGACCCACATTCCTTTCCCTCCTGCTGCAGAGGTGCTGAGCACTCGGAAGCCTCCGCTTCTGCTCGAAGGCCACATGGACGGTGCGATTCTGGGCC belongs to Felis catus isolate Fca126 chromosome C1, F.catus_Fca126_mat1.0, whole genome shotgun sequence and includes:
- the LOC105260168 gene encoding small proline-rich protein 2G-like; translation: MSYQQQQCKQPCQPPPVCPEPCPPPKCPDPCPPPPCPPVKCPPPPCQQKCPPVQPCPPCQQKCPPKSK